A region of Saccharococcus thermophilus DNA encodes the following proteins:
- the glpX gene encoding class II fructose-bisphosphatase — protein MERSLSMELVRVTEAAALAAARWMGRGKKNEADDAATSAMRNVFDTVPMKGTVVIGEGEMDEAPMLYIGEKLGNGYDPRVDVAVDPLEGTNIVASGGWNALAVVAVADHGNLLHAPDMYMDKIAVGPEAVGMIDIEAPIIDNLKAVAKAKNKDIEDVVAIVLNRPRHERLIAELREAGARIKLINDGDVAAAINTAFDHTGVDILFGSGGAPEGVLAAVALKCLGGEIQGKLLPQNDAELERCKKMGIDVNKVLRMEDLVKGDDAIFAATGVTDGELLRGVQFKGAYGLTHSVVMRAKSGTVRFIEGRHSLKKKPNLVIK, from the coding sequence ATGGAAAGAAGTTTATCGATGGAGCTTGTCCGCGTCACCGAAGCGGCCGCCCTGGCTGCCGCCAGATGGATGGGGCGGGGCAAAAAGAATGAAGCGGATGATGCCGCTACGTCAGCGATGCGCAATGTATTTGATACGGTTCCAATGAAAGGGACCGTGGTGATCGGAGAAGGAGAAATGGATGAAGCGCCGATGCTATATATTGGCGAAAAACTTGGTAACGGTTACGATCCGCGCGTTGATGTCGCCGTTGATCCGCTCGAAGGCACCAATATCGTCGCATCCGGTGGATGGAACGCCTTGGCTGTCGTTGCTGTCGCCGATCACGGCAATTTGCTGCATGCACCGGACATGTATATGGATAAAATTGCCGTTGGTCCGGAGGCGGTCGGGATGATTGATATCGAGGCTCCGATCATTGACAATTTAAAAGCGGTGGCGAAAGCGAAGAACAAAGACATTGAAGACGTCGTCGCCATCGTATTAAATCGGCCTCGCCACGAACGGTTGATCGCTGAGCTGCGCGAAGCGGGAGCGCGCATCAAGCTGATTAATGACGGCGATGTCGCCGCTGCCATTAATACGGCGTTTGATCATACTGGCGTCGATATTTTATTCGGTTCCGGCGGGGCGCCGGAAGGAGTATTGGCGGCAGTCGCGCTGAAATGCCTCGGCGGCGAAATTCAAGGCAAACTATTGCCGCAAAATGATGCGGAATTAGAACGATGCAAGAAAATGGGCATTGATGTCAATAAAGTGTTGCGCATGGAAGACTTGGTCAAAGGGGACGATGCGATTTTCGCCGCTACCGGCGTCACGGACGGAGAACTGTTGCGCGGCGTGCAATTTAAAGGAGCATACGGTCTCACCCATTCCGTTGTCATGCGGGCCAAATCAGGTACGGTTCGCTTTATTGAAGGCCGCCACAGCTTAAAGAAAAAGCCGAATTTAGTTATTAAATAA
- a CDS encoding thymidine kinase gives MYIMKQSGWLEVICGSMFSGKSEELIRRVRRAKFAKQEVKVFKPTIDNRYSEEAVVSHNGNSVIAIPVSSPQEIFEHISEKTDVIAIDEVQFFSDDIIDVVQTLADRGYRVIVAGLDQDFRGEPFGPVPTLMAIAESVTKLQAVCTVCGSPASRTQRLINGVPASYDDPVILVGASEAYEPRCRHHHEVPGKPGKTDKINHYFAR, from the coding sequence ATGTATATTATGAAGCAGTCCGGCTGGTTGGAAGTCATTTGTGGAAGCATGTTTTCTGGAAAATCGGAAGAATTAATCCGCCGCGTGCGCCGTGCTAAGTTTGCCAAACAGGAAGTAAAAGTATTCAAGCCGACGATCGACAACCGCTACAGTGAAGAAGCGGTTGTATCGCATAACGGCAATTCGGTAATTGCCATTCCTGTTTCCTCGCCGCAAGAAATTTTTGAGCATATTTCAGAAAAAACAGACGTTATTGCCATCGACGAAGTGCAGTTTTTCTCCGATGACATTATCGATGTCGTGCAGACGCTGGCCGACCGCGGCTATCGCGTCATCGTCGCGGGGTTGGACCAAGATTTCCGCGGCGAACCGTTCGGACCGGTGCCAACATTAATGGCGATTGCCGAATCGGTAACAAAACTGCAAGCGGTGTGCACGGTGTGCGGCTCTCCGGCGAGCCGGACGCAGCGGCTCATTAACGGTGTTCCGGCTTCTTATGATGATCCGGTGATTTTAGTAGGCGCCAGCGAGGCATACGAACCGCGCTGCCGCCATCATCATGAAGTTCCTGGCAAACCGGGGAAAACGGATAAAATAAACCATTATTTCGCCCGATAA
- a CDS encoding DUF2529 family protein, translated as MKIFTTQMIGILQKIAAEEELALEDGARLLAQAIIGDGRIFLHGFHEMEAVVIEALCGQDKLPKAARLMENGHLRHDIDKTDRVLLVTRFSNDKDAINLAEQLKEKGLEIAAISAVVKDEQPSLADIVDVHIDSKLLKPIIPKDDGSRIGFPTVITASFAYYCLLLTIYDILEEYE; from the coding sequence GTGAAAATTTTTACGACGCAAATGATCGGCATTTTGCAAAAAATTGCCGCGGAAGAAGAGCTGGCGCTCGAAGACGGAGCACGTTTGCTCGCACAGGCGATAATCGGAGACGGCCGCATTTTTCTTCACGGGTTTCATGAAATGGAGGCAGTGGTCATCGAAGCTCTCTGCGGGCAAGACAAGCTGCCAAAAGCGGCGCGCTTAATGGAAAATGGGCATCTTCGCCATGATATCGACAAAACGGATCGCGTTTTATTGGTTACGCGATTTTCCAATGATAAAGACGCCATTAACCTTGCCGAACAATTAAAAGAAAAAGGTCTTGAAATTGCCGCTATTTCCGCTGTTGTCAAAGACGAGCAACCGTCACTCGCTGACATTGTCGATGTCCATATCGATAGCAAATTGCTAAAACCAATCATTCCGAAGGACGACGGCAGCCGCATCGGCTTTCCAACGGTGATCACGGCCTCGTTTGCATACTATTGTCTGTTGCTTACCATTTATGACATTTTAGAAGAATACGAGTAA
- the rpmE gene encoding 50S ribosomal protein L31: MKQGIHPEYKKVIVRCACGNEFESGSVKDELRVEICSECHPFYTGRQKFVSAAGRVDKFNKKYGLK; encoded by the coding sequence ATGAAACAAGGAATTCATCCAGAGTACAAAAAAGTCATTGTACGCTGCGCATGCGGAAACGAATTCGAAAGCGGTTCTGTAAAAGATGAATTGCGCGTAGAAATCTGCTCAGAATGCCATCCATTCTATACAGGACGTCAAAAATTTGTTTCTGCTGCAGGACGTGTCGATAAATTCAACAAAAAATACGGCTTGAAATAA
- the adhP gene encoding alcohol dehydrogenase AdhP → MKAAVVNEFKQKLEIKEVEKPKLNYGEVLVKIEACGVCHTDLHAAHGDWPVKPKLPLIPGHEGVGIVVEVAEGVKSVKVGDRVGIPWLYSACGECEYCLSGQETLCPHQLNGGYSVDGGYAEYCKAPADYVAKIPENLDPVEVAPILCAGVTTYKALKVSNAKPGEWVAIYGIGGLGHIALQYAKAMGLNVVAVDISDEKIDLAKQLGADIAINGLKEDPVEAIHEKVGGVHAAISVAVTKKAFEQAYKSVKRGGCLVVVGLPNDELPIPIFDTVLNGITVKGSIVGTRKDMQEALDFAARGKVRPIVETAPLEKINEVFDRMEKGKINGRIVLTLTFRTLSTKIGRIFSFRCRMNP, encoded by the coding sequence ATGAAAGCAGCCGTTGTCAATGAATTCAAGCAAAAATTAGAAATTAAAGAAGTGGAAAAACCGAAACTAAACTACGGAGAAGTACTGGTCAAAATTGAAGCTTGCGGGGTTTGCCACACTGACTTGCATGCGGCGCACGGAGACTGGCCAGTCAAGCCAAAATTGCCTTTAATTCCTGGACATGAAGGGGTAGGGATTGTTGTTGAAGTAGCAGAAGGAGTAAAATCCGTTAAAGTAGGAGACCGCGTCGGTATTCCATGGCTATACTCCGCTTGCGGTGAATGTGAATATTGCTTGAGCGGGCAAGAAACACTTTGTCCACATCAATTAAACGGCGGATATTCCGTCGATGGGGGATATGCGGAATACTGCAAAGCACCTGCCGATTATGTCGCAAAAATCCCAGAAAACTTAGATCCAGTAGAAGTCGCGCCAATTCTCTGCGCGGGAGTAACCACATATAAAGCGCTAAAAGTGTCTAACGCCAAACCAGGAGAATGGGTAGCTATCTACGGAATCGGAGGATTAGGGCATATTGCTCTTCAATACGCAAAAGCAATGGGATTAAACGTTGTCGCGGTCGATATTAGCGACGAGAAAATAGATCTTGCCAAACAATTAGGGGCGGATATTGCCATTAATGGACTCAAAGAGGATCCAGTAGAAGCTATTCATGAAAAAGTAGGCGGGGTGCACGCTGCCATTAGTGTGGCTGTAACGAAAAAAGCGTTTGAACAAGCCTATAAATCCGTAAAACGCGGCGGATGTCTAGTTGTTGTTGGATTGCCTAACGATGAACTGCCAATTCCTATTTTCGATACGGTATTAAATGGGATTACGGTGAAAGGATCGATCGTCGGTACGAGAAAAGATATGCAAGAGGCGTTGGATTTCGCTGCGAGAGGAAAAGTGCGCCCTATTGTAGAAACTGCTCCGTTAGAAAAAATCAATGAAGTATTTGACAGAATGGAAAAAGGGAAAATTAACGGCCGGATCGTTTTGACACTCACATTTCGCACCCTCTCGACGAAAATCGGGAGGATTTTTTCGTTCCGATGTCGAATGAATCCTTGA
- the prfA gene encoding peptide chain release factor 1, whose product MFDRLEAVEERYEKLNQLLMDPEVINDPKKLRDYSKEQSDLEETVQTYREYKSVRKQLDEAKAMLEEKLDPEMREMVKEEIDELEQREEELVSKLKVLLLPKDPNDEKNVIMEIRAAAGGEEAALFAGDLYRMYTRYAESQGWKTEVIEASPTGLGGYKEIIFTIIGKGAYSKLKYENGAHRVQRVPETESGGRIHTSTATVACLPEMEEIEVEINEKDIRVDTFASSGPGGQSVNTTMSAVRLTHIPTGIVVTCQDEKSQIKNKEKAMKVLRARIYDKYQQEARAEYDQTRKQAVGTGDRSERIRTYNFPQNRVTDHRIGLTIQKLDQVLDGNLDEIIEALILDDQAKKLEQANDAL is encoded by the coding sequence GTGTTTGATCGTCTGGAAGCAGTAGAAGAACGCTATGAAAAATTAAATCAACTGCTAATGGATCCGGAAGTAATTAACGATCCAAAAAAACTTCGTGACTATTCGAAAGAACAATCTGATTTAGAAGAAACGGTACAGACTTATCGCGAATACAAATCGGTCCGCAAGCAGCTTGATGAGGCAAAAGCGATGTTAGAAGAGAAGCTTGATCCGGAAATGCGGGAAATGGTCAAAGAAGAAATTGATGAGCTGGAGCAGCGTGAAGAAGAGCTCGTCAGTAAGCTAAAAGTGCTTCTGTTGCCGAAAGATCCGAACGATGAGAAAAACGTCATTATGGAAATCCGCGCAGCGGCAGGCGGCGAGGAGGCGGCGCTGTTTGCCGGCGATTTGTACCGGATGTATACACGCTACGCCGAATCGCAAGGCTGGAAAACGGAAGTCATTGAAGCGAGTCCGACCGGGCTTGGCGGATATAAAGAAATTATTTTTACGATTATCGGAAAAGGCGCCTATTCGAAACTGAAATATGAAAACGGCGCGCACCGCGTGCAGCGCGTCCCGGAAACCGAATCAGGCGGCCGCATTCACACTTCCACGGCTACGGTCGCTTGCTTGCCGGAAATGGAAGAAATCGAAGTCGAAATCAACGAAAAAGATATTCGCGTCGATACGTTTGCCTCAAGCGGCCCGGGTGGGCAAAGCGTCAATACGACGATGTCGGCCGTCCGCTTGACCCATATTCCAACCGGCATTGTCGTCACCTGCCAGGACGAAAAATCGCAAATTAAAAACAAAGAAAAAGCGATGAAAGTATTGCGCGCCCGCATTTATGACAAATACCAGCAAGAAGCGCGCGCCGAATACGATCAGACGCGCAAGCAGGCGGTTGGAACCGGGGATCGTTCCGAACGAATCCGCACGTACAACTTCCCGCAAAACCGAGTCACTGACCATCGCATCGGGCTGACGATTCAAAAGCTCGACCAAGTGCTCGATGGGAACCTCGATGAAATCATTGAAGCGCTGATCTTAGATGATCAAGCGAAAAAATTGGAGCAGGCGAACGATGCGTTATAA
- a CDS encoding IS1634 family transposase yields the protein MNVQVKKVYRNSYLNIISALFKKLGLPQLIDHLVPVDPQCQTRVSDAVQAILYNVFDGRQALVHLEHWAQEVDCEKLIRPDLHPSWLNDDALARHLDRLYEAGIHNVISTCLIHIYRKEGLSLRAFHADTTDKTVYGAYESASLEALQITHGYNRHHRWQKQIGFGLVGNEDGIPFYGDVHDGNLPDKTWNPEVLSRVHEQLKQAKIEDEWIYVADSAAMTKETLAQTKAANAFLITRGPSSLRIVKTALAEADAEDTTWSDPFTLAERNGATYRVWETASTYEGHPVRLIVVESSALDQRKGKTLEKERTKEAELLREEQARWERHPFSCREDAEQALASLKASLRPRFHRVEAAVEEIVRLKKRRGRPKKGAEPEVETLYFLHLDVEFDQDAWEQARRKASRFVLVTTVPKEWKGQPMDAQEILKLYKGQISVEMNFAFLKDPFFTDEIYVKKPERVAVLGYLFLLALAIYRVFQRRVRQFITPEHPLKGPGGRKLTRPTGQAIFQLFQYVNVVLFKLPDGRIQRSLDRSLTPDQRRILQGLGMDESIYV from the coding sequence ATGAACGTTCAAGTCAAAAAGGTCTATCGCAATTCTTATTTGAATATAATAAGTGCCCTATTCAAGAAACTGGGTCTGCCTCAATTGATTGACCATCTCGTGCCCGTCGATCCGCAGTGCCAAACGCGAGTCAGCGATGCCGTTCAGGCCATCCTCTACAATGTGTTTGACGGCCGGCAAGCCCTTGTTCACTTGGAACATTGGGCTCAGGAGGTCGATTGTGAGAAACTCATCCGTCCCGATCTCCATCCTTCCTGGTTGAACGACGATGCGTTGGCCCGTCATCTCGATCGCCTGTATGAGGCTGGCATTCACAACGTCATCAGCACTTGCTTGATTCATATTTATCGAAAAGAAGGCCTTTCCCTCCGAGCCTTCCACGCCGATACGACGGACAAGACCGTTTACGGCGCGTATGAATCGGCCTCGTTAGAGGCCTTACAAATCACACATGGCTACAACCGCCATCATCGTTGGCAAAAACAGATCGGTTTCGGACTGGTCGGCAACGAGGACGGCATCCCGTTTTACGGCGATGTGCACGATGGCAACCTGCCCGATAAAACATGGAATCCCGAGGTGCTGTCTCGTGTCCATGAACAGCTGAAGCAGGCCAAAATCGAAGACGAATGGATTTACGTGGCCGATTCCGCCGCGATGACGAAAGAGACCCTGGCGCAAACCAAAGCGGCCAACGCCTTTTTGATCACCAGAGGCCCTTCGTCGCTCCGGATCGTGAAAACCGCGCTGGCCGAAGCGGATGCTGAGGACACGACGTGGAGCGATCCCTTTACGTTGGCGGAGAGAAACGGCGCCACGTACCGGGTATGGGAAACGGCCTCGACGTATGAAGGCCACCCCGTTCGGCTGATCGTTGTTGAATCGAGCGCGCTCGACCAGCGAAAAGGAAAGACGCTTGAAAAAGAACGAACCAAAGAAGCGGAGCTTCTTCGCGAGGAACAAGCCCGTTGGGAGCGTCACCCCTTCTCCTGCCGGGAAGATGCCGAACAAGCCTTGGCGTCCCTCAAGGCGTCCCTTCGCCCCCGGTTTCATCGGGTTGAGGCCGCGGTCGAAGAGATCGTACGCCTGAAAAAACGGCGCGGACGGCCGAAAAAAGGGGCGGAACCCGAGGTGGAGACGCTGTATTTCTTGCACCTTGACGTCGAATTCGACCAAGACGCGTGGGAACAGGCGAGACGGAAAGCGTCCCGGTTTGTCCTTGTCACGACCGTTCCGAAGGAATGGAAGGGCCAACCCATGGATGCCCAAGAGATCTTGAAGCTGTATAAAGGGCAGATCTCGGTGGAAATGAACTTCGCTTTTTTGAAAGATCCGTTTTTCACGGATGAGATTTACGTCAAAAAACCAGAACGGGTCGCAGTATTAGGCTATTTGTTTCTGTTGGCCTTGGCTATTTACCGCGTTTTTCAGCGCCGAGTGCGTCAGTTTATTACTCCAGAACACCCGTTGAAGGGTCCTGGAGGCCGCAAGCTGACCCGGCCGACGGGACAGGCGATTTTTCAGCTGTTTCAATATGTGAACGTCGTCCTGTTCAAGCTGCCGGATGGGCGCATCCAACGCTCACTGGATCGCTCCCTTACCCCTGATCAGCGAAGGATTCTGCAGGGATTGGGCATGGATGAGAGCATCTACGTGTAA
- a CDS encoding class II fructose-bisphosphate aldolase, with the protein MPLVSMTEMLNKALREKYAVGQFNINNLEWTQAILAAAEEEKSPVILGVSEGAARYMSGFKTVVNMVKGLMEDMNITVPVAIHLDHGSSFEKCKAAIDAGFTSVMIDASHHPFEENVKITSQVVEYAHARGVSVEAELGTVGGQEDDVIGEGIIYADPKECEELVKRTGIDCLAPALGSVHGPYKGEPKLGFAEMEQIRDLTGIPLVLHGGTGIPTEQIQRAISLGTSKINVNTENQIAFTKVVRELLAKDEKVYDPRKIIGPGRDAIKATVIGKMREFGSSGKAVQ; encoded by the coding sequence ATGCCTTTAGTCTCAATGACAGAAATGCTGAACAAAGCGTTGCGTGAAAAGTACGCTGTCGGCCAATTTAACATTAACAACTTAGAGTGGACGCAGGCGATTTTAGCAGCGGCAGAAGAAGAAAAATCGCCGGTCATCCTCGGCGTGTCTGAAGGTGCGGCGCGTTATATGAGCGGTTTTAAAACGGTCGTGAATATGGTTAAAGGTTTGATGGAAGACATGAATATTACCGTTCCAGTGGCGATCCATCTCGATCACGGCTCCAGCTTTGAAAAATGTAAAGCAGCCATTGACGCTGGTTTTACTTCCGTCATGATTGACGCCTCTCACCATCCATTTGAAGAAAACGTCAAAATCACTTCGCAAGTCGTCGAATACGCACATGCGCGCGGCGTGTCGGTGGAGGCGGAGCTAGGAACGGTCGGTGGACAGGAAGACGATGTCATCGGTGAAGGCATTATTTATGCGGATCCGAAAGAATGTGAAGAGTTAGTCAAACGGACAGGCATTGACTGTTTAGCCCCTGCTTTGGGTTCGGTGCACGGTCCATACAAAGGAGAGCCAAAATTAGGGTTCGCCGAAATGGAACAAATTCGCGATTTAACTGGCATTCCGCTTGTGCTTCACGGTGGTACAGGCATCCCGACTGAACAAATTCAACGCGCCATTTCCCTTGGTACATCGAAAATCAATGTCAATACGGAAAACCAAATCGCATTTACGAAAGTCGTCCGTGAATTGTTGGCGAAAGACGAAAAAGTATATGATCCGCGCAAAATTATCGGCCCAGGCCGCGACGCGATTAAAGCGACGGTCATCGGAAAAATGCGCGAATTCGGCTCTTCTGGAAAAGCAGTGCAATAA
- the fsa gene encoding fructose-6-phosphate aldolase: MKFFIDTANLEEIKKANELGILAGVTTNPSLVAKENVSFHDRLREITSIVSGSVSAEVISTDAKGMIEEGEELAKIAPNITIKVPMTPEGLKAVKVFSEKGIKTNVTLVFTANQALLAARAGATYVSPFLGRLDDIGHNGFELISTIADIFNIHGIDTEIIAASIRHPLHVTEAALRGAHIATVPYKVLMQLFNHPLTDQGIEKFLADWNRQKQQ, translated from the coding sequence ATGAAGTTTTTTATCGATACAGCCAATTTGGAAGAAATTAAAAAGGCGAATGAGCTTGGCATTTTAGCCGGAGTGACGACCAATCCAAGCCTTGTCGCCAAAGAAAACGTTTCCTTTCACGACCGCCTTCGCGAAATTACATCCATTGTATCAGGATCGGTGAGCGCGGAAGTCATCTCCACCGATGCGAAAGGAATGATTGAAGAAGGCGAAGAACTGGCGAAAATTGCGCCAAACATTACGATTAAAGTGCCGATGACACCGGAAGGATTGAAAGCGGTAAAAGTATTTAGCGAAAAAGGCATCAAGACAAATGTAACATTAGTGTTCACCGCCAACCAAGCGCTGCTGGCGGCGCGTGCCGGAGCAACGTACGTATCCCCGTTCCTCGGCCGTTTAGACGATATTGGTCATAACGGTTTCGAATTGATTTCCACGATCGCCGACATTTTTAACATCCACGGAATTGACACGGAAATTATCGCAGCATCGATTCGCCATCCGCTCCATGTGACGGAAGCAGCGCTAAGAGGAGCACATATTGCGACGGTTCCGTACAAAGTCTTAATGCAATTGTTTAACCACCCGCTGACAGACCAAGGGATTGAAAAGTTTTTGGCTGACTGGAACCGGCAAAAACAGCAGTGA
- a CDS encoding UDP-N-acetylglucosamine 1-carboxyvinyltransferase, whose product MEKIKIIGGDPLQGTIKVSGAKNSAVALIPATILADSPVTIEGLPDISDVRILGSLIEEIGGSFHFDGKEAVIDPRNMVSMPLPNGKVKKLRASYYLMGAMLGRFKKAVVGLPGGCHLGPRPIDQHIKGFEALGAKVTNEQGAIYLRAEELRGARIFLDVVSVGATINIMLAAVLAKGRTIIENAAKEPEIIDVATLLSNMGAKIKGAGTDVIRIDGVEKLSGCRHSIIPDRIEAGTYMIAAAAMGKEVIIDNVIPQHVESLTAKLREMGVRVETSDDQILVSGAPSLKAVDVKTHVYPGFPTDLQQPFTALLCKAHGTSVVTDTIYSARFKHVDELRRMNANIKVEGRSAIVTGPVQLQGAKVKASDLRAGAALVVAGLMAEGLTEIAGVEHIDRGYSNLVEKLTAIGATIWREKMTDEEIEQMKHA is encoded by the coding sequence ATGGAAAAAATCAAGATTATTGGCGGGGATCCGTTGCAAGGGACCATTAAGGTAAGCGGCGCGAAAAATAGCGCCGTTGCCCTTATTCCTGCGACGATTCTCGCCGATTCACCGGTTACGATCGAGGGACTGCCGGACATTTCTGACGTGCGCATTTTGGGAAGCTTAATTGAAGAAATTGGCGGATCATTTCATTTTGACGGCAAAGAGGCGGTCATCGATCCGAGAAATATGGTGTCGATGCCGCTGCCGAATGGGAAAGTAAAAAAATTACGCGCTTCGTATTATTTAATGGGAGCGATGCTCGGCCGTTTCAAAAAAGCGGTCGTCGGCTTGCCGGGCGGCTGCCATTTAGGTCCGCGTCCGATTGACCAGCATATTAAAGGCTTTGAGGCGTTAGGAGCAAAAGTGACGAACGAGCAGGGCGCAATTTATTTGCGCGCCGAAGAATTGCGGGGTGCCCGTATTTTTTTGGATGTCGTCAGCGTTGGAGCGACGATTAACATCATGCTGGCGGCGGTGCTCGCCAAAGGTCGGACGATTATTGAAAACGCTGCAAAAGAGCCGGAAATTATTGATGTGGCGACATTACTTTCCAATATGGGCGCGAAAATTAAAGGTGCCGGGACGGATGTCATTCGCATCGACGGCGTCGAAAAATTATCGGGATGCCGCCATTCCATTATTCCTGACCGCATTGAGGCCGGCACGTATATGATTGCTGCCGCGGCGATGGGAAAAGAAGTGATCATCGATAACGTCATTCCGCAGCACGTCGAGTCGTTGACGGCAAAATTGCGCGAAATGGGCGTGCGTGTGGAAACAAGCGACGATCAAATCCTCGTTTCCGGTGCTCCTTCATTAAAAGCCGTCGACGTGAAAACGCATGTATATCCAGGTTTTCCAACTGATTTGCAGCAGCCGTTTACCGCGCTTTTATGCAAAGCGCATGGCACGAGCGTCGTTACCGATACCATTTATAGCGCCCGCTTTAAACATGTTGATGAGCTTCGCCGCATGAACGCCAACATCAAAGTCGAAGGCCGTTCGGCCATCGTCACCGGTCCGGTTCAACTGCAAGGGGCAAAGGTAAAAGCGAGCGATTTGCGCGCGGGCGCGGCGCTGGTTGTTGCCGGCTTGATGGCGGAAGGATTGACGGAAATTGCCGGAGTCGAGCATATTGACCGCGGCTACAGCAATCTGGTCGAAAAGCTGACCGCTATCGGAGCGACGATTTGGCGGGAAAAAATGACGGACGAAGAAATCGAACAAATGAAACATGCATGA
- a CDS encoding response regulator: MGNKILIVDDQYGIRILLNEVFQREGYTTYQAANGMQALEIVRKHRPDLVLLDMKIPGMDGIEILKRLKEIDPDIKVIIMTAYGELDMIQETKELGAIMHFAKPFDIDDLRTAVKKHLVS, encoded by the coding sequence ATGGGCAACAAAATTTTGATTGTCGACGATCAATACGGAATTCGCATTTTATTAAATGAGGTGTTCCAGAGAGAAGGATATACGACATATCAGGCGGCAAACGGCATGCAGGCGCTCGAAATTGTCCGCAAACACCGCCCTGATTTAGTGTTATTGGATATGAAAATACCTGGCATGGATGGCATTGAAATATTAAAACGGTTAAAAGAAATTGATCCCGATATTAAGGTCATTATTATGACCGCTTATGGAGAGCTTGATATGATTCAGGAAACAAAGGAACTGGGGGCGATTATGCATTTTGCCAAGCCATTTGATATCGACGATTTGCGTACGGCGGTTAAGAAACATTTAGTGTCATAA
- the rho gene encoding transcription termination factor Rho: MELTLATLENMKLKELYELARQYKISYYSKLTKKELIFAILKARAEQDGLFFMEGVLEIIPSEGFGFLRPINYSPSSEDIYISASQIRRFDLRNGDKVSGKVRPPKENERYFGLLHVEAVNGEDPEVAKERVHFPALTPLYPNRQMKLETTPDKLSTRIIDLIAPVGFGQRGLIVAPPKAGKTMLLKEIANSITTNHPEVELIVLLIDERPEEVTDIERSVQGDVVSSTFDEVPENHIKVAELVLERAMRLVEHKRDVVILMDSITRLARAYNLVIPPSGRTLSGGIDPAAFHRPKRFFGAARNIEEGGSLTILATALIDTGSRMDDVIYEEFKGTGNMELHLDRSLAERRIFPAIDIRRSGTRKEELLIPKEHLEKLWAIRKTMSDSPDFIERFLNKLRQTNSNEEFLAMLDEEWKNGGTGRI; this comes from the coding sequence ATGGAGTTAACGCTTGCTACATTAGAAAACATGAAATTGAAAGAGCTTTACGAGCTCGCCCGTCAATATAAAATTTCGTATTACAGTAAACTAACAAAAAAAGAGCTTATTTTTGCTATTTTGAAAGCGCGTGCGGAACAAGACGGATTATTTTTTATGGAAGGCGTATTGGAAATCATTCCATCGGAAGGATTTGGCTTTCTGCGCCCAATCAACTATTCTCCTAGTTCGGAAGACATCTATATTTCCGCGTCGCAAATCCGCCGTTTTGACTTGCGCAACGGCGATAAAGTATCAGGAAAAGTGCGCCCGCCAAAAGAAAATGAGCGTTATTTCGGCCTGCTTCATGTCGAAGCGGTCAACGGCGAAGATCCGGAAGTCGCGAAAGAACGCGTTCACTTTCCGGCGCTAACGCCGCTATATCCAAACCGGCAAATGAAGTTGGAAACGACTCCGGACAAACTGTCGACAAGAATTATCGACTTAATTGCCCCGGTCGGATTTGGGCAGCGCGGGTTGATTGTCGCTCCGCCAAAAGCCGGAAAAACGATGCTGTTAAAAGAAATCGCTAACAGCATTACGACCAATCACCCGGAAGTAGAGCTGATCGTCCTCCTCATTGATGAACGCCCGGAAGAAGTAACCGATATCGAACGGTCTGTGCAAGGCGATGTCGTCAGTTCGACATTTGATGAAGTGCCGGAAAACCATATTAAAGTGGCCGAATTAGTGCTAGAGCGCGCGATGCGCCTTGTCGAGCATAAACGCGATGTCGTCATTTTGATGGACAGCATCACGCGGTTGGCGCGTGCCTATAACCTAGTCATTCCGCCGAGCGGCCGCACGCTGTCAGGAGGAATTGACCCGGCAGCGTTCCATCGCCCGAAGCGGTTTTTTGGGGCAGCCCGCAATATCGAAGAGGGCGGCAGCTTGACGATTTTAGCGACCGCGCTCATTGATACCGGGTCGCGCATGGACGATGTCATTTATGAAGAATTTAAAGGCACAGGAAATATGGAACTGCACCTTGACCGTTCATTGGCAGAGCGCCGCATTTTTCCAGCCATCGATATCCGCCGTTCGGGCACGCGCAAAGAAGAACTACTCATTCCAAAAGAACATTTGGAAAAACTATGGGCGATTCGCAAAACAATGTCCGATTCCCCTGATTTTATCGAGCGGTTTTTAAATAAGCTCCGCCAAACAAATTCGAACGAAGAGTTTTTGGCTATGTTGGATGAAGAATGGAAAAATGGCGGCACTGGCCGCATATAA